A single Silvibacterium dinghuense DNA region contains:
- a CDS encoding AraC family transcriptional regulator yields the protein MGYRLSAKIEKHFADTSRPVLALGGMYPASHHVRLHRHSRGQLFCPLSGVVLASTSQGAWAVPARRGLWIPAGVRHELRMQGVVEMQSLYFDVSVLAGMPEQCQVVGISSLMRSLMTEAVALPVRYDREGRSGALMRLIQYEVQRLPALPLALPLPADKALARLCRRFLLRPAATYSIDDWARSLYLSRRTFTRLFRRETGLSFVAWRQQACILAALPMLAAGASVTHTALELGYENPAAFTALFKRILGASPREYGTSAAVPGARNGRPGPSLPAPSGREPAKFD from the coding sequence ATGGGTTATCGACTCAGCGCAAAGATCGAGAAACACTTTGCCGATACCTCGCGCCCGGTGCTTGCTCTGGGCGGCATGTATCCGGCATCGCATCATGTGCGCCTGCATCGCCATTCGCGCGGCCAGCTGTTTTGCCCGCTGTCGGGCGTGGTCCTGGCCTCGACTTCGCAGGGCGCGTGGGCGGTGCCGGCCCGGCGCGGGCTATGGATTCCGGCGGGCGTGCGGCATGAGCTGCGCATGCAGGGCGTGGTGGAGATGCAGAGCCTCTACTTCGATGTCAGCGTGCTTGCCGGCATGCCGGAGCAGTGCCAGGTGGTGGGCATCTCTTCTCTGATGCGCAGCCTGATGACGGAAGCCGTGGCACTGCCGGTGCGCTATGACCGCGAGGGGCGATCCGGAGCGCTCATGCGCCTGATTCAGTACGAGGTGCAGAGGCTTCCGGCACTGCCGCTGGCGCTGCCTTTGCCTGCGGACAAGGCTCTTGCGCGGCTCTGCCGTCGGTTTCTGCTGCGGCCTGCGGCGACGTACAGCATCGACGACTGGGCGCGCTCGCTCTATCTGAGCCGCCGCACTTTCACGCGCCTGTTCCGCCGCGAGACGGGACTGAGTTTCGTGGCGTGGCGGCAGCAGGCCTGCATCCTGGCGGCGCTGCCGATGCTGGCCGCTGGGGCCTCGGTCACGCATACGGCACTGGAGCTGGGATATGAGAATCCGGCCGCATTTACCGCGCTCTTCAAGCGGATACTGGGGGCATCGCCGCGGGAGTATGGGACATCCGCGGCTGTCCCCGGAGCGAGAAATGGCCGTCCGGGGCCTTCGCTCCCCGCTCCCTCTGGTCGCGAGCCGGCGAAGTTTGACTGA
- a CDS encoding MFS transporter, whose product MSEALQQTDQPTKENSASYSVLGTAGLCHMLNDTLQSLFVASYPIFKGNFHLSFSQIGALTLVFQITASLLQPLVGLYTDRKPKPYSLPFGMAISMSGLLVLAFAQHYSMLLLGGALLGVGSSIFHPESSRLARLASGGAHGMAQSIFQVGGNLGSSIGPLLIAFFVLPRGQHSLAWFSLAALFGITLLTGLGHWYKQHGHAIQKKHAKKSTLQLSRKQVGGALTVLILLTLSKYFYLASITSYYVFYLMQHFHTAQRNAQLYLFFFLAAVAAGTIIGGPVGDRIGRRKVIWVSILGVLPLTLLLPYASLPVTIALSILIGLILASAFSAILVYAQELLPGRVGMVSGLFFGLAFGLGGLGAAILGTLADHTSIDFVYKVCSFLPALGLLTGFLPDTRSFDTDSQAGSNTPVETIPRLGSDEQPA is encoded by the coding sequence ATGAGCGAAGCCTTACAGCAGACCGATCAGCCGACGAAAGAAAACTCCGCAAGCTACAGTGTCCTGGGAACAGCGGGCCTGTGCCACATGCTGAACGACACGCTGCAGTCGCTCTTTGTCGCCTCGTATCCCATCTTCAAAGGGAACTTTCATCTCTCGTTCAGCCAGATCGGCGCGCTCACCCTGGTCTTCCAGATCACGGCCTCGCTGCTGCAGCCGCTGGTCGGACTCTATACCGATCGCAAACCGAAGCCGTATTCGCTGCCCTTCGGCATGGCCATCTCCATGAGCGGACTGCTGGTGCTGGCCTTCGCACAGCATTACTCCATGCTGCTGCTCGGCGGTGCGCTGCTCGGCGTCGGCTCGTCGATCTTCCATCCCGAGTCCTCGCGCCTGGCGCGGCTGGCCTCGGGCGGCGCGCACGGCATGGCACAGTCCATCTTCCAGGTCGGAGGCAACCTTGGATCATCCATCGGCCCGCTGCTGATCGCCTTCTTTGTCCTTCCCCGCGGACAGCACAGCCTGGCCTGGTTTTCGCTCGCCGCGCTCTTCGGCATCACGCTGCTCACCGGCCTCGGCCACTGGTACAAACAGCATGGTCACGCCATCCAGAAGAAGCATGCCAAGAAGAGCACGTTGCAATTGAGCCGGAAGCAGGTCGGCGGCGCGCTCACCGTACTCATCCTGCTCACGCTGTCGAAGTATTTCTATCTCGCCAGCATCACCAGCTACTACGTCTTCTACCTGATGCAGCACTTCCACACCGCGCAGCGCAATGCGCAGCTCTACCTCTTCTTCTTCCTCGCCGCAGTAGCCGCAGGCACCATCATCGGCGGCCCGGTCGGCGACCGCATCGGACGCCGGAAAGTCATCTGGGTTTCGATCCTCGGCGTGCTGCCGCTCACTCTGCTGCTGCCCTACGCCTCACTGCCTGTAACCATCGCTCTCAGCATTCTGATCGGGCTCATCCTCGCCTCGGCCTTCTCTGCGATCCTCGTATACGCACAGGAGTTGTTGCCCGGGCGCGTGGGCATGGTCTCAGGACTGTTCTTCGGACTCGCCTTCGGACTCGGCGGCCTTGGCGCAGCCATACTTGGCACGCTCGCGGACCACACCAGCATCGACTTTGTCTATAAGGTCTGCTCGTTCCTGCCCGCGCTCGGCCTGCTCACCGGCTTCCTGCCCGACACCCGCAGCTTCGACACCGACAGCCAAGCTGGATCGAATACACCGGTCGAGACCATTCCACGGCTCGGCTCCGACGAGCAGCCGGCCTGA
- a CDS encoding winged helix-turn-helix transcriptional regulator, whose protein sequence is MAWPKSTKTVRVPKGNLFASDCPTRIILDDVTSRWGSLVLVLLLESSYRFSELAYRIGGVSEKMLAQTLRALEQDGFVLRTVHATKPPRVEYSLTPLGREMAERMLVLTEFIEKNLGKIMANRARAAKQTA, encoded by the coding sequence ATGGCCTGGCCGAAGAGTACGAAGACGGTGCGCGTCCCGAAGGGAAATCTCTTTGCCTCGGATTGTCCGACACGGATCATTCTGGACGATGTGACCTCGCGATGGGGATCGCTGGTGCTGGTGCTGCTGCTGGAGAGCAGCTATCGCTTCAGCGAGCTGGCCTACCGGATCGGCGGAGTGAGCGAGAAGATGCTGGCGCAGACGCTGCGGGCGCTCGAACAGGATGGATTCGTGTTGCGCACCGTGCATGCCACCAAGCCGCCGCGCGTGGAATACAGCCTGACGCCGCTGGGCCGCGAGATGGCGGAGCGGATGCTCGTTCTGACGGAGTTTATCGAAAAGAACCTGGGGAAGATCATGGCCAACCGGGCGCGCGCGGCGAAGCAGACGGCGTAG
- a CDS encoding SDR family oxidoreductase, translating into MIVVTGATGQLGKLVIEALLGKVPVGQIVAAVRNPAKAADLAAKGVQVREADYARPETLATAFAGATRVLLISGSEIGQRIPQHKAVIDAAKAAGAGLLAYTSILHADTSPLLLAAEHLATEQYLVASGLPYALLRNGWYTENYTVGLQNTLQHGVIFGASGEGRIATAARADYAVAAAAVLTGSGHENQTYELAGDSAFTLTGFAAELSRQSGQSIRYQNLTEAEFEKILTGFLPPPIAHLLADSSARAAGNALDDSSHTLSRIIGHPTTPISETLAAALAAIR; encoded by the coding sequence ATGATCGTCGTCACCGGAGCCACCGGCCAACTTGGAAAACTCGTCATCGAAGCACTGCTCGGCAAAGTTCCGGTCGGCCAGATTGTTGCCGCTGTCCGCAATCCCGCAAAGGCCGCCGACCTCGCCGCGAAGGGCGTGCAGGTCCGCGAGGCCGACTACGCGCGTCCCGAAACTCTCGCCACAGCCTTCGCCGGCGCGACCAGAGTCCTGCTCATCTCAGGCAGCGAGATCGGTCAGCGCATTCCGCAGCACAAGGCTGTGATCGATGCCGCCAAAGCCGCAGGCGCAGGATTGCTCGCCTACACCAGCATCCTCCACGCCGACACATCCCCACTGCTGCTGGCAGCCGAGCACCTCGCCACCGAGCAGTATCTTGTGGCCAGCGGCCTGCCCTACGCGCTGCTGCGCAATGGCTGGTACACCGAGAACTACACCGTCGGCCTCCAGAACACGCTGCAGCATGGCGTCATCTTCGGCGCTTCCGGAGAAGGCCGTATCGCCACGGCCGCGCGTGCCGACTACGCCGTCGCGGCAGCGGCCGTGCTCACCGGCAGCGGCCATGAAAACCAGACCTACGAACTCGCAGGCGATTCGGCCTTCACCCTCACCGGGTTCGCGGCCGAACTCAGCCGCCAGAGCGGCCAGTCCATCCGCTACCAGAACCTCACCGAAGCCGAATTTGAGAAGATCCTTACCGGCTTCCTACCGCCACCCATCGCGCATCTTCTCGCCGACTCAAGTGCACGCGCTGCAGGCAATGCCCTCGATGACAGCTCGCATACGCTGAGCCGGATCATCGGCCATCCCACCACGCCGATCTCCGAGACCCTCGCCGCTGCGCTGGCCGCAATACGCTAG
- a CDS encoding GntR family transcriptional regulator, with protein sequence MPDLIDCRLNRDSFMPLYQQIKNWLLYKIEAGQFAEGDGIPSEVDFSRSLDVSRATVRQAFYELRLEGHVTRDKGRGTFVSPRKQP encoded by the coding sequence ATGCCGGACTTAATTGACTGCCGGTTGAATCGCGACAGCTTTATGCCGCTCTATCAGCAGATCAAGAACTGGCTGCTGTACAAGATTGAGGCTGGGCAGTTTGCGGAGGGTGACGGCATTCCGTCCGAGGTGGATTTTTCGCGAAGCCTCGACGTGAGCCGCGCGACGGTGCGGCAGGCATTCTATGAATTACGCCTCGAAGGCCACGTGACGCGCGACAAGGGACGCGGCACCTTTGTGTCGCCGCGCAAGCAGCCCTGA
- a CDS encoding ABC transporter permease, with product MRAIRRLVIRMRSLFTNERQEAELEREIAGHLSFLEDEFRSQGMSAEDARLAARRAYGGVDQVKQMHREERAFQGMARLTMDLRYAWRQLRQSPGFALMAVLMLALGIGATTTIFSIVEGVLLRPLPFPEPGRLMMLGDVLEGSNCAFCSQPRVTATDVRNYMRDSHSFTHLGGYQEVAYELSGNGEPLAIDAARMSGETFAALGTQPLLGRVFTQAEDDQNAPLAVLSYGLWQTRFHGDAGVLGKKILLARKPYTVIGVMPRDFAFPLIQGRLDQSQLWVPMSPEPWEFAAGSAASWRMRMVGRLAPGVTPEQAQQDAERVAQATMRDYPAFMSSLRIRAVVKPLREDTVNGARPLLRTLFFAVVVVQLIACANLAGLLLVRSIGRRREIAVRMALGARAGALLRQAVVESMLLSLAGGVLGLMLAWMALRVGVSLLPETLPRLQEIGLDWQVAIFALAVAVLTGFVCGLAPAFAAIRTSVNETLKQGGRTGTAGGGHTRLRTILVVGEIAVAMVLLTASGLLLRSFEKMREVDPGFQPDHTLAALYVLPLMHYATQDGIDRFNDQLLEQLRALPAVKAVGISSMLPSAGNSIGVSVIPDGYVSAKSEGLHMVAPSMVLGDPFAALGIRMLRGRAFTDADKAGAPLVAIVNHKFAEHYWPGQDPVGKRIRRGMPETVSPWMTVVGEVDDVKLGAADDKTMEQFYQPATQLVASEGALASAGELDADDGWIVVRSAVPPRQMEDALRSVVQRIDPQLPLYQMQALQDVVAESEAPRRFNTTLITSFALAALLLSVLGIYSVIAFSVAARRQELAIRVALGCRRTRILRLVLTSGLKVALAGCALGVLGAAAASQLLRSFLFGVSPFDPLVLGLSALGMLSVAFLASALPAKRAALVDPLLAVRSE from the coding sequence ATGCGTGCGATACGGCGCCTTGTGATCCGCATGCGTAGCCTCTTTACGAATGAGAGGCAGGAGGCGGAGCTGGAGCGCGAGATTGCCGGGCATCTTTCGTTTCTCGAAGACGAATTCAGAAGCCAGGGGATGAGCGCAGAGGATGCGCGGCTGGCTGCGCGCCGGGCGTATGGAGGGGTCGATCAGGTGAAGCAGATGCATCGCGAGGAGCGTGCGTTCCAGGGCATGGCGCGGCTGACGATGGATCTGCGCTATGCCTGGCGGCAATTGCGGCAGTCGCCGGGCTTTGCGCTGATGGCTGTGCTGATGCTGGCGCTTGGCATCGGCGCGACGACGACGATCTTCTCGATCGTGGAAGGCGTGCTGTTGCGGCCGCTGCCTTTTCCTGAGCCCGGCCGGCTGATGATGCTGGGCGATGTGCTGGAGGGATCCAACTGCGCCTTCTGCAGTCAGCCACGGGTGACGGCGACAGATGTCCGCAACTACATGCGCGACTCGCACAGTTTCACGCACCTGGGCGGATATCAGGAAGTAGCGTACGAACTCTCCGGCAATGGTGAACCGCTGGCAATCGATGCGGCGCGCATGAGCGGAGAGACCTTTGCCGCGCTGGGCACGCAGCCGCTTCTGGGACGCGTGTTTACGCAGGCCGAGGACGATCAGAACGCGCCACTCGCGGTGTTGAGCTATGGCCTGTGGCAGACGCGCTTTCACGGGGATGCGGGCGTGCTGGGAAAGAAAATTCTTCTCGCCCGCAAGCCATACACGGTGATCGGTGTGATGCCGCGCGACTTCGCATTTCCTTTGATCCAGGGACGCCTGGATCAGAGCCAGTTATGGGTGCCGATGAGTCCTGAGCCGTGGGAGTTTGCCGCGGGATCTGCTGCCTCCTGGCGCATGCGCATGGTGGGACGGCTGGCGCCGGGTGTAACGCCGGAGCAGGCGCAGCAGGATGCAGAGCGCGTGGCGCAGGCGACGATGCGGGATTATCCGGCGTTCATGAGCAGCTTAAGAATTCGAGCTGTGGTGAAGCCGCTGCGCGAGGACACGGTGAACGGCGCGCGGCCATTGCTGCGCACATTGTTCTTTGCCGTGGTGGTGGTGCAGCTGATTGCCTGCGCGAACCTGGCGGGACTGCTGCTGGTTCGTTCGATCGGCCGCAGGCGCGAAATCGCCGTGCGCATGGCGTTGGGCGCGCGTGCCGGCGCGCTATTGCGGCAGGCCGTGGTGGAGAGCATGCTGTTGAGCCTGGCCGGCGGAGTTCTTGGCCTGATGCTGGCATGGATGGCGCTGCGCGTGGGGGTGAGTCTGCTGCCGGAAACATTGCCGCGTCTGCAGGAGATTGGCCTTGACTGGCAGGTGGCCATCTTTGCTCTGGCGGTCGCGGTGCTCACAGGGTTTGTCTGCGGCCTTGCTCCTGCGTTCGCGGCTATCCGCACCAGCGTGAACGAGACGCTGAAGCAGGGCGGACGCACGGGCACGGCGGGGGGAGGCCATACGCGTCTGCGGACCATCCTCGTAGTGGGTGAGATCGCGGTGGCGATGGTGCTGCTCACCGCGTCGGGGCTGCTGCTGCGCAGCTTCGAGAAGATGCGCGAGGTAGATCCGGGCTTTCAGCCGGATCACACGCTGGCGGCGTTGTATGTGCTGCCGCTGATGCATTACGCCACCCAGGATGGAATCGATCGCTTCAACGATCAGCTTCTCGAGCAGTTGCGTGCGCTGCCGGCGGTAAAGGCCGTGGGAATCAGCTCCATGCTGCCGTCTGCTGGGAACTCGATAGGGGTCTCGGTGATTCCGGATGGCTATGTTTCGGCGAAGTCGGAGGGGCTGCACATGGTGGCGCCCTCGATGGTGCTGGGCGATCCGTTCGCTGCGCTGGGGATTCGCATGTTGCGCGGCCGCGCGTTTACCGATGCGGACAAGGCCGGCGCGCCGCTGGTGGCTATCGTGAATCACAAATTCGCTGAGCACTACTGGCCGGGACAGGATCCGGTCGGCAAGCGGATACGGCGCGGGATGCCGGAGACGGTTTCGCCGTGGATGACGGTGGTGGGTGAGGTGGACGATGTGAAGCTGGGAGCTGCCGACGATAAGACGATGGAACAGTTCTATCAGCCGGCAACACAGCTGGTGGCGTCAGAAGGTGCGCTGGCCTCGGCTGGAGAGCTGGATGCCGACGATGGGTGGATCGTGGTGCGCTCCGCGGTACCGCCGCGGCAGATGGAGGATGCGCTGCGCAGCGTGGTGCAGCGCATCGATCCCCAGTTGCCGCTTTACCAGATGCAGGCGCTGCAGGATGTGGTGGCAGAGAGCGAAGCGCCGCGACGGTTCAATACCACGCTGATCACGAGCTTCGCGCTTGCGGCGCTGTTGTTGAGCGTGCTGGGGATTTATAGCGTGATTGCCTTTTCCGTGGCGGCCAGACGGCAGGAGCTGGCCATTCGCGTGGCTCTAGGCTGCAGGCGTACGCGCATCCTGCGGCTGGTATTGACTTCCGGCCTCAAGGTGGCCCTGGCGGGGTGCGCACTGGGTGTATTGGGTGCAGCGGCTGCATCGCAACTGCTGCGCTCGTTTCTGTTTGGTGTGAGCCCATTCGATCCGCTGGTGCTGGGGCTTTCCGCTCTGGGGATGCTGTCGGTTGCTTTTCTTGCTTCGGCGCTTCCGGCGAAGCGGGCTGCTCTGGTCGATCCGTTGCTGGCGGTGCGCAGCGAATGA
- a CDS encoding PadR family transcriptional regulator, which yields MPSKDKNSMQLLQGTLDLIILRTLSAMGPRHAYQISTRLQQVSDSLLQLNQGTLYPALVRLEQYGWIKGSWGMTENNREAKFYAITKAGEKALAEEKARWRQMAGLVERVLLEEH from the coding sequence ATGCCTAGTAAAGATAAAAACTCGATGCAGCTGCTCCAGGGGACGCTGGACCTGATCATCCTGCGCACGCTTTCGGCGATGGGTCCGCGACATGCGTACCAGATCTCGACGCGGCTGCAGCAGGTTTCCGATAGTCTTCTGCAGTTGAACCAGGGGACGCTTTACCCCGCGCTGGTGCGGCTCGAGCAGTATGGCTGGATCAAGGGCAGCTGGGGGATGACGGAGAACAACCGTGAGGCGAAGTTTTATGCGATCACGAAGGCGGGCGAGAAGGCGCTGGCTGAAGAGAAAGCGCGGTGGAGACAGATGGCCGGGCTGGTGGAACGCGTGCTGCTCGAGGAGCACTGA
- a CDS encoding LysR family transcriptional regulator has protein sequence MRPVHLRNLDLNLLMPLYALLKERSVTRAAQQVNLSQPAMSRAFERLREVLGDELLVGRRGRYELTARGSTLLRELELLLPRLERLWAGERFSPRHSMERVRLSMTDFAASLLLPRLMLVLAERAPGLRIEVAPPREGSFEDASAGRVDFIFSPLAAPSALRVEVLFEEDFVCLVAKAHPFAGKQFGLREYLAQGHIVIDTENGRQTLVDRPLAEAGHHRRSVLQVPFFVSGALALEGTRLVLTVPRRLATLAARHARVRTIEPPKEIRGFSYAMSWHPRLEQEPLHAWFREQVREICADL, from the coding sequence ATGCGTCCAGTGCATCTTCGGAATCTCGATCTGAACCTGCTGATGCCGTTGTACGCGCTGTTGAAAGAGCGCAGCGTAACGCGGGCAGCACAGCAGGTAAATCTAAGCCAGCCGGCCATGAGCCGTGCCTTCGAGCGGCTGCGTGAAGTGCTGGGAGACGAGCTGCTGGTGGGCCGGCGCGGGCGTTATGAGCTGACGGCGCGTGGCAGCACGCTGTTGCGCGAATTGGAGCTGCTGCTTCCGCGGCTGGAGCGGCTGTGGGCAGGAGAGAGGTTTTCGCCCAGGCACAGCATGGAGCGGGTAAGGCTTTCGATGACGGATTTTGCAGCGTCATTACTGCTGCCGCGGCTGATGCTGGTGCTGGCGGAGCGTGCGCCTGGTCTGAGGATTGAAGTCGCGCCGCCTCGCGAAGGGAGTTTTGAGGATGCGAGTGCAGGACGGGTGGATTTCATCTTCAGTCCGCTTGCTGCGCCCTCGGCGTTGCGTGTGGAGGTGCTCTTCGAAGAGGATTTTGTATGCCTGGTGGCGAAGGCGCATCCCTTTGCCGGGAAGCAGTTCGGACTGCGGGAATATCTGGCGCAGGGGCACATCGTGATCGATACAGAGAATGGTCGGCAGACCCTGGTGGACCGGCCACTGGCCGAGGCCGGGCATCATCGCAGGAGCGTGTTGCAGGTGCCATTCTTTGTGTCGGGCGCGCTGGCGCTGGAGGGCACGCGGCTGGTGCTTACTGTGCCACGGCGGCTGGCCACGCTGGCGGCGCGGCATGCGCGGGTGAGGACCATCGAACCGCCGAAGGAGATCCGCGGCTTTTCCTACGCGATGAGCTGGCACCCGCGGCTGGAGCAGGAGCCGCTCCATGCATGGTTTCGCGAACAGGTGCGGGAGATTTGCGCGGATCTCTAG
- a CDS encoding SDR family oxidoreductase gives MSKLLENKVAIITGAGRGIGAAIARRFAAESASVVVNYARSQAEAEAVVASIQQSGGRAIAVQGDVSTREGALASFDAAESNFGRPDILINNAGLILYKPVAAVSEEEYDRLFAVNVKGTFLSSQLAATRLNDGGSIINFSSSTTALMLPTYAIYVATKGAVEQFSHVLAKELGPRKIRVNVVSPGPVDTELFNQGKTEEDRKRMASLAAFNRLGTTEDIANVVTWLASEEAAWVSGQNIRANGGLI, from the coding sequence ATGAGCAAGCTTCTTGAGAATAAGGTCGCCATCATCACCGGAGCCGGACGCGGCATCGGCGCCGCCATCGCCCGCCGCTTCGCCGCAGAAAGCGCGAGCGTCGTCGTCAACTATGCACGCAGCCAGGCTGAAGCCGAGGCCGTCGTCGCCTCCATCCAGCAATCCGGCGGCCGCGCCATTGCCGTGCAGGGAGATGTCAGCACCCGCGAGGGCGCGCTCGCCAGCTTCGATGCGGCAGAATCGAACTTCGGACGTCCGGACATTCTCATCAACAATGCCGGCCTCATCCTTTACAAGCCTGTCGCCGCAGTCAGCGAGGAAGAGTACGACCGCCTCTTTGCCGTCAATGTGAAAGGGACATTCCTCTCCAGCCAGCTCGCCGCCACGCGCCTCAACGACGGCGGCTCCATCATCAACTTTTCCTCGTCGACCACCGCTCTCATGCTGCCGACCTATGCCATTTACGTTGCCACCAAGGGCGCCGTCGAGCAGTTCAGTCATGTCCTCGCCAAGGAGCTCGGCCCGCGCAAAATCCGCGTGAACGTTGTATCGCCGGGACCGGTGGACACCGAGCTCTTTAACCAGGGCAAGACCGAAGAGGACCGGAAACGCATGGCATCCCTGGCCGCCTTCAACCGCCTTGGCACCACGGAGGACATCGCCAATGTCGTCACCTGGCTGGCTTCCGAGGAAGCCGCATGGGTCTCCGGGCAGAACATCCGCGCCAACGGCGGCCTGATCTAA